From one Agrobacterium vitis genomic stretch:
- a CDS encoding DUF1419 domain-containing protein, producing MFNPPTIRKVFEGVASRHEMYALFNRHSQSPFNDDRISGTRYVGEWFEISEADHDRMFEILPPLFYRSDMFAMREFLAASVTSVFFALTIDDRSRWFHGYCDLGDRQSPDRMCAEIITRESRPVRAMNRQEKLDHIWSATGPDFRGYADARFPADLRNRQIVLVYPSAQGKIWKLLADLTDEEIAAKLPVQFRLLPETIAA from the coding sequence ATGTTCAATCCTCCCACCATCCGTAAGGTGTTCGAAGGCGTGGCCAGCCGCCATGAGATGTACGCCCTGTTCAACCGCCACAGCCAGTCACCATTCAACGATGACCGTATTTCCGGCACGCGTTATGTCGGTGAGTGGTTCGAGATATCCGAAGCCGACCACGACCGCATGTTCGAGATCCTCCCTCCGCTGTTTTACCGCAGTGACATGTTCGCCATGCGGGAGTTTCTGGCCGCCAGCGTCACCAGCGTGTTTTTTGCACTGACGATCGATGATCGATCCCGATGGTTTCACGGCTATTGCGACCTGGGCGATCGCCAGTCACCCGACCGCATGTGTGCCGAGATCATCACCCGCGAATCCCGTCCGGTGCGTGCCATGAACCGACAGGAAAAGCTCGATCATATCTGGAGCGCGACCGGTCCGGATTTCCGTGGTTATGCCGACGCTCGCTTTCCAGCCGATCTGCGCAATCGCCAGATCGTGCTCGTTTATCCCTCTGCCCAGGGCAAAATCTGGAAGCTTCTTGCCGATCTGACCGACGAGGAGATCGCCGCCAAACTGCCGGTGCAATTCCGTCTTCTGCCGGAAACCATAGCTGCCTGA
- the dbpB gene encoding DGQHR domain-containing protein DpdB, with product MTKLTFQAIQAKQSQTHTVLSFAALASELQQFATIERVARNEAGALSGFQRPQIAGHIREIRDYLEKPEAILPNPIVVAFIDRVEVGPVDVDGRCTVEINLARGAPGLVVDGQQRLTALSQVHEKDFQVFVSAVICADEAELRRQFVLINNTRPLPKSLIYELLPTVRGLPRRLSDRSLAAELAAKLNFDPHSSLKGYIYQHTNPTGIIRDTAIQRVIINSVSDGIMREMVKEPNGTELCFDLVNEFYRAVQYVFRDEWRDHTPKTSRLVHGAGIMALGYVMEILALLDGARSWQDFAKGLACLVGRTAWTSGQWDFGNGDQRHWKSVQNVNRDIVTLGQYLNTIVRKDVKARRAAATEVQDLKISVPSERAQ from the coding sequence ATGACGAAGCTGACATTCCAGGCGATACAAGCAAAGCAAAGCCAGACCCACACGGTCCTATCGTTTGCAGCCCTTGCATCTGAACTTCAGCAGTTCGCCACCATCGAGCGTGTTGCCCGTAACGAAGCGGGTGCGCTGAGTGGTTTTCAGCGCCCTCAGATCGCTGGTCACATCAGGGAAATCCGGGACTATCTGGAGAAGCCGGAAGCCATCCTTCCGAATCCTATCGTGGTTGCGTTTATCGACCGCGTCGAGGTTGGGCCTGTCGATGTTGATGGACGGTGTACTGTCGAGATTAACCTCGCCCGCGGCGCGCCAGGTCTCGTCGTCGATGGACAACAACGCCTGACAGCCCTTTCCCAAGTTCATGAGAAGGATTTTCAGGTATTCGTTTCGGCCGTGATCTGTGCGGATGAAGCCGAATTGCGCCGACAATTCGTCCTCATCAACAACACGCGGCCTTTGCCCAAATCTTTGATCTACGAACTGTTGCCCACTGTTCGGGGTTTGCCGCGCAGGCTTAGCGATCGATCACTTGCTGCGGAATTGGCTGCAAAGCTAAATTTCGACCCACATTCATCGCTGAAGGGATATATCTATCAGCACACGAACCCGACGGGTATTATCCGCGACACCGCCATTCAACGCGTGATCATCAACTCGGTCAGCGATGGCATCATGCGCGAGATGGTCAAAGAGCCAAACGGCACAGAATTGTGTTTTGATCTGGTGAATGAATTCTATCGGGCCGTTCAATACGTGTTTCGAGACGAGTGGCGCGACCACACTCCGAAAACGTCTCGCTTGGTCCATGGCGCGGGCATTATGGCACTGGGATACGTCATGGAAATCCTGGCGCTCCTCGATGGGGCCAGGTCATGGCAAGATTTCGCCAAGGGCTTGGCGTGCCTTGTCGGCCGTACCGCGTGGACATCTGGGCAGTGGGACTTTGGCAACGGCGATCAACGGCATTGGAAATCGGTGCAAAACGTCAATCGTGACATTGTCACTCTGGGGCAATACCTGAATACAATTGTGAGGAAGGACGTCAAAGCGCGTCGGGCGGCGGCGACCGAAGTGCAAGACCTGAAAATTTCGGTACCAAGCGAGAGGGCTCAATGA
- a CDS encoding tyrosine-type recombinase/integrase — protein sequence MDAVVLRNRYPWNKGILVGQKRPLQPKNVWSIRVRLEMSGAIRELALFNLAIDSKLRACDLVKLRVEDLWSGSSIRDRATIIQKKTKRPVQFEVTEQTKIALAAWLPFVRRNGSSYLFPSSRKTSQHLSTRQYARIVHRWVRSIGLDTSSYGTHSLRRTKAAQIYKKTGNLRAVQILLGHTKLESTVRYLGVEVDDALRIAEQIEL from the coding sequence ATGGACGCCGTCGTACTGCGTAATCGATATCCATGGAATAAAGGAATCCTGGTAGGCCAGAAGCGCCCACTGCAGCCAAAGAACGTGTGGTCGATCCGCGTTCGACTAGAGATGAGCGGCGCGATCCGGGAACTGGCGCTCTTCAACCTCGCCATCGACAGCAAGCTTCGCGCTTGTGACCTCGTCAAGCTGAGGGTTGAGGACTTATGGTCCGGTAGTTCGATCCGAGATCGAGCCACCATCATCCAAAAGAAGACGAAGCGGCCTGTCCAGTTCGAAGTCACCGAGCAGACAAAGATCGCGCTCGCGGCGTGGCTTCCCTTTGTTCGAAGGAACGGCAGCAGCTATCTGTTTCCCAGCAGCCGAAAAACGTCGCAGCATCTGTCGACAAGGCAGTATGCGCGAATTGTCCACCGATGGGTCAGGTCAATCGGGCTCGACACCAGCTCCTATGGCACTCACTCCCTGAGGAGAACCAAGGCAGCCCAGATTTACAAGAAAACGGGCAACCTTCGAGCCGTCCAGATTCTGCTCGGCCATACCAAGCTGGAAAGCACCGTGCGTTACCTTGGCGTAGAAGTCGACGACGCCCTTAGAATTGCGGAGCAGATTGAGCTGTAG
- a CDS encoding type IV toxin-antitoxin system AbiEi family antitoxin domain-containing protein has product MDEQKTPKLKYLIQSVPPGFLVDAAWTARHAISRQSVSAYIKQGWLERIATGVYRRPFSARETSEAVTGWKIPLLSAQWIMGHAFHVGGLTALGLRGHSHYLQFGGNTRVYLYGSDIPDWLMTLTTDARFFRRGHGLFPDENNGVENSEFSLSDNPDEEQAMSPWRWPIKMSSAERAILEVLDELPKNESFHNIDMVFQGMVNLRPKMLTTLLTQCRSVKVKRLFFVYADKHAHAWLKHIDRSQIDMGRGDRALVPGGRLHPIYRVTVPADLLPKENVDGA; this is encoded by the coding sequence ATGGATGAACAGAAAACGCCGAAGCTAAAGTACCTGATTCAATCAGTCCCACCGGGCTTCCTTGTCGATGCGGCCTGGACGGCACGTCATGCGATCTCACGGCAATCCGTATCGGCGTATATCAAACAGGGCTGGCTCGAGCGGATCGCGACAGGCGTCTACCGACGCCCATTTTCGGCAAGAGAAACGTCGGAAGCCGTCACGGGCTGGAAAATTCCCTTGTTATCCGCGCAATGGATCATGGGACATGCATTTCATGTTGGAGGTCTGACCGCGCTTGGATTGCGCGGCCATTCCCACTACCTGCAGTTCGGCGGCAATACGCGCGTCTATCTCTATGGCTCCGATATACCTGACTGGCTTATGACATTGACAACCGATGCCAGGTTCTTCCGACGAGGTCATGGACTGTTCCCCGACGAGAACAACGGCGTGGAGAACAGCGAATTCAGCCTCTCCGATAATCCAGATGAGGAACAGGCCATGAGCCCCTGGCGCTGGCCTATCAAAATGTCGTCTGCAGAGCGGGCGATACTGGAGGTTCTCGATGAACTTCCGAAGAACGAGAGCTTTCACAACATCGACATGGTGTTCCAGGGAATGGTCAATCTGCGCCCGAAAATGTTGACGACGCTGTTGACCCAGTGTCGCAGCGTGAAGGTGAAACGCCTTTTCTTCGTCTATGCCGACAAGCACGCGCATGCTTGGCTCAAGCATATCGACAGATCGCAGATCGATATGGGACGGGGCGATCGAGCACTCGTTCCAGGCGGAAGGCTCCACCCGATTTATCGCGTAACGGTCCCTGCCGACCTGCTGCCAAAGGAGAATGTCGATGGCGCGTGA
- a CDS encoding NmrA family NAD(P)-binding protein, whose translation MRISVVGATGRIGAKLTRTLLSAGHQVRALSRGGPALDALVALGAEPFIGSFDTGAGDLDQFFQGADAAFLMVKTDWNNIEGHYPAVAERFVDALEKSSVKLAVSLTAMGSEVKGKTGHFESFHQLDEKLNQLDTVNLVHLRAAWFMENVLAWTGPVAQYGRIAWFCKPDLKMPWVATDDIAWLAAKELTNPTGIHRVYRDVGSEDISMNELVAMIGKEIGRPVEYRHIETTRKDVEAEFLARFGTPEKWQDDTLSADALNNGIVRFHGEHADRPKLPTTMEVFIGDVWKPRYLEAVRAGDQRETFALWTARD comes from the coding sequence ATGCGAATTTCTGTCGTCGGCGCCACGGGACGAATTGGCGCCAAGCTGACCCGGACCCTGTTGAGCGCCGGGCATCAGGTCAGAGCGCTGTCGAGAGGTGGCCCAGCCTTGGACGCACTGGTCGCGCTCGGAGCCGAGCCGTTTATCGGAAGCTTCGACACAGGCGCGGGAGACCTTGACCAATTTTTCCAGGGTGCAGATGCCGCGTTCCTGATGGTGAAGACCGATTGGAACAACATCGAGGGACACTACCCCGCTGTTGCCGAGCGCTTTGTCGATGCGCTCGAAAAATCCTCCGTCAAACTGGCCGTTAGCCTGACGGCCATGGGTTCGGAGGTCAAAGGGAAAACCGGCCATTTCGAAAGCTTCCACCAGCTGGACGAAAAGCTCAACCAACTCGACACTGTCAATCTGGTCCACCTGCGCGCCGCCTGGTTCATGGAGAATGTTTTGGCGTGGACGGGGCCGGTTGCCCAATACGGTCGAATTGCCTGGTTCTGCAAACCTGATTTGAAGATGCCCTGGGTGGCGACCGATGACATCGCATGGCTGGCGGCGAAGGAACTGACCAATCCGACGGGCATACACCGTGTCTATCGCGACGTCGGCTCGGAAGATATCTCGATGAACGAATTGGTCGCGATGATTGGCAAGGAGATCGGCAGGCCGGTGGAGTACCGACACATCGAGACGACCCGCAAAGACGTGGAAGCTGAATTTCTGGCGCGGTTTGGGACGCCGGAGAAATGGCAGGACGACACACTGAGTGCTGACGCTCTCAATAATGGCATCGTCAGGTTCCATGGGGAGCACGCGGATCGTCCGAAATTGCCCACGACCATGGAGGTCTTCATAGGTGATGTTTGGAAGCCGCGCTACCTGGAGGCAGTCAGAGCGGGAGACCAACGAGAGACGTTTGCCCTGTGGACCGCGCGGGACTAG
- a CDS encoding nucleotidyl transferase AbiEii/AbiGii toxin family protein: MARDRYMRQVELLVRTLPYIARQDVFALKGGTAINLFYRDMPRLSVDIDLTYLPIEDRETTLSGIDAALDRIRDDLLKNLRGVDVQRIAGGGNNDTRVLVRQGTTDIKIETSPVARGTVHPPELRTVTDGVANAFGFAEMQVVSFEDLFGGKLHAAVDRQHPRDLFDVKLLYDHEGLTDALFRTFLIYVASSGRPPHELIRPSLSEIDDAFVKEFEGMTIEPVSLIELKDARVRLTDDLRARLDDKAMRFLLTLHDTEPDFDAIGLPQAAALPAVRWKLLNLAKLKQQNPEKHAMQRGEIENMFA, from the coding sequence ATGGCGCGTGATCGCTATATGCGGCAGGTCGAACTGCTCGTCCGGACGTTGCCCTATATCGCGCGGCAGGATGTCTTCGCTCTCAAGGGGGGAACGGCTATCAACCTATTCTACAGGGATATGCCTCGATTGTCGGTCGATATCGACCTCACCTACCTTCCCATCGAGGATCGGGAAACAACGCTCAGCGGTATCGACGCGGCGCTTGACCGAATTCGCGACGACCTGCTGAAAAACCTGCGCGGCGTCGATGTCCAGCGGATCGCCGGTGGCGGCAACAATGACACGCGGGTGCTCGTCCGGCAGGGCACCACTGACATCAAGATCGAGACCTCGCCGGTCGCGCGTGGAACGGTGCATCCTCCGGAACTGCGGACGGTCACGGATGGGGTGGCCAATGCCTTTGGCTTTGCAGAAATGCAGGTCGTGTCATTCGAGGATCTATTTGGTGGCAAGCTTCATGCCGCCGTGGACCGCCAGCATCCGCGCGATCTCTTCGACGTGAAGCTGCTCTACGATCATGAAGGGCTAACCGATGCGTTGTTTCGGACCTTTCTCATCTACGTTGCAAGCTCCGGCCGCCCCCCGCATGAGTTGATCAGGCCGTCATTGTCCGAAATCGATGACGCCTTCGTGAAAGAATTCGAAGGCATGACCATCGAGCCTGTCAGCCTGATCGAACTGAAAGACGCGCGAGTCCGGCTGACAGATGACCTTCGAGCCCGCCTCGACGATAAAGCGATGCGATTCCTGCTTACTCTCCATGATACGGAACCGGATTTCGACGCCATCGGGTTGCCACAGGCAGCGGCACTACCGGCAGTACGGTGGAAATTGCTCAATTTAGCAAAGCTGAAGCAGCAGAACCCCGAAAAACACGCTATGCAGCGTGGGGAGATTGAGAATATGTTTGCTTGA
- the dpdA gene encoding tRNA-guanine transglycosylase DpdA produces the protein MKFIFADSLDHVDPGYDFLRDRYSADRKPYWDDVYPHEIMGYAPYDGMLVSRGIVGGTAVGGKYTEAQAMRFRRDGARSFLRLDKPPFSTLPIFGDCGAFTYHKEERPPYTSEDTAEFYDDGRFTHGCSVDHIIFDFDEDLTGFNGGTEDARRRFDITLQNAAEFKVSTRHMSSRFTPLGVIQGWSPGSMAEAARQLVAMGYDYLALGGTVPLKASQIKACLREIREAVPQSTRIHVLGFAKADEIETFEPFNITSFDTTSPLIRAFKDAKANYYLPNSAGRLDYYTAIRVPQALENPKLQRLAKRGALNQEELVKMERSALDALRAYDRYEASIDDTLEAVLTYATPALMGAPLADLPGTRAVDDLRARYRRTLEDRPWKACACPICQALSIEVLIFRASNRNKRRGIHNLGVYKSLVNKLPSRSELNDEADIPGDTSKAKPDPHGPIVCSPCI, from the coding sequence ATGAAGTTCATTTTTGCCGACAGCCTCGACCACGTCGATCCCGGATACGATTTCCTTCGCGACCGATACTCTGCAGATCGCAAGCCATATTGGGATGACGTCTATCCCCATGAGATTATGGGTTATGCGCCTTACGATGGCATGCTTGTTTCGCGCGGGATTGTCGGCGGGACGGCAGTCGGCGGAAAATATACTGAAGCCCAGGCCATGCGCTTCCGTCGCGACGGCGCTCGAAGCTTTCTTCGGCTCGATAAGCCACCGTTCAGCACACTTCCTATCTTTGGGGACTGCGGTGCGTTCACGTATCATAAGGAAGAGCGACCACCGTACACGTCGGAGGATACCGCCGAGTTCTACGATGACGGCCGTTTCACCCATGGCTGCTCCGTCGACCATATCATTTTCGACTTCGACGAAGACCTGACGGGTTTTAACGGTGGGACGGAAGACGCCCGCCGCCGGTTCGACATAACTCTCCAAAACGCGGCCGAGTTTAAAGTCTCCACCCGCCACATGTCTAGCCGCTTCACCCCACTTGGGGTCATTCAGGGATGGTCGCCCGGAAGCATGGCAGAGGCCGCCCGTCAACTCGTCGCTATGGGCTACGACTACCTTGCTCTCGGGGGTACCGTTCCTCTGAAAGCCTCGCAGATCAAGGCCTGCCTCCGAGAAATCAGGGAGGCAGTTCCGCAAAGCACGAGAATACATGTCCTTGGATTTGCCAAGGCAGACGAAATCGAAACTTTCGAACCCTTCAACATCACGAGTTTCGACACGACCTCGCCGCTTATCCGTGCTTTCAAAGATGCGAAGGCGAACTACTACCTGCCGAATTCTGCGGGAAGACTAGACTATTACACGGCAATACGCGTGCCGCAGGCGCTGGAGAACCCGAAACTTCAGCGGCTTGCGAAGCGCGGCGCTTTGAATCAGGAAGAATTGGTCAAGATGGAACGCAGCGCCTTAGATGCGCTCCGAGCTTACGACCGATACGAAGCGTCGATCGACGACACACTTGAGGCTGTCTTGACCTACGCTACGCCAGCGTTGATGGGCGCGCCTCTTGCCGATCTTCCTGGAACGCGAGCAGTCGACGATCTCAGGGCGCGTTACAGGCGAACGTTGGAAGATCGGCCGTGGAAGGCATGCGCCTGTCCGATCTGCCAAGCACTCTCGATCGAGGTTCTTATTTTCAGGGCGAGTAACCGTAACAAGCGCCGCGGAATCCATAACCTGGGCGTCTACAAATCGCTCGTAAACAAACTCCCATCTAGAAGTGAATTAAATGACGAAGCTGACATTCCAGGCGATACAAGCAAAGCAAAGCCAGACCCACACGGTCCTATCGTTTGCAGCCCTTGCATCTGA
- the dbpB gene encoding DGQHR domain-containing protein DpdB, whose product MSAQDHIAVRAVKTQQGVETDVYAFFLPGSEVMKIAEISRIQRDDNELKGFQRQEIRSHVNSIVEFLDSGPVLFPNAIILALSKDVTFTAARGSKPSEAVEIVTSGTLRIPVPASGSKAAWIVDGQQRSLALSRTQNKDIPVPVIAFVSHDIEVQRQQFILVNKVKALDTRLIDELLPEVSTLLPKDLAENKLPSELCNLLNTHKDSPFYRLIKRKSDKKSSNAVIVDSALIAAVKANLKLHTSALSQYVNTDGTSDADEMFNMLVKYWTAVKDTFPEAWGKAPEKSRLMHMAGIRAMGALMDPVMLRAESSMDVEQDIRQSLGRLKPYCCWTAGKWDDLGWKWNDLQGTSQHIDRLSQYLIQLDRKLSKASR is encoded by the coding sequence ATGAGTGCACAAGATCATATCGCGGTACGGGCGGTCAAAACGCAGCAGGGCGTCGAAACGGATGTGTACGCGTTTTTCCTTCCGGGATCCGAGGTCATGAAGATCGCCGAAATCAGTCGGATTCAGCGCGACGACAATGAATTGAAAGGTTTCCAGCGGCAAGAAATCCGCAGTCACGTCAATTCCATCGTCGAATTCCTGGATAGTGGTCCCGTTCTTTTCCCCAATGCGATCATTCTTGCCCTCTCAAAGGATGTAACTTTCACAGCCGCGAGAGGCTCGAAGCCTTCCGAAGCGGTGGAAATCGTGACGTCGGGCACTTTACGTATCCCAGTTCCCGCATCCGGCAGCAAAGCCGCTTGGATCGTGGATGGTCAGCAGCGCTCGCTCGCGCTTTCGCGAACGCAGAACAAGGACATACCGGTTCCTGTCATTGCGTTCGTCTCCCACGATATTGAAGTTCAGCGTCAGCAGTTCATTTTGGTCAATAAGGTGAAAGCGCTGGACACGCGTTTGATTGACGAACTACTTCCTGAAGTCAGCACACTTTTGCCAAAGGATTTGGCTGAGAACAAACTGCCAAGCGAACTTTGCAATTTGCTCAACACGCACAAAGACTCGCCGTTCTACCGACTGATCAAAAGAAAGTCTGATAAGAAATCATCCAACGCGGTTATCGTGGACTCTGCTCTCATCGCGGCGGTCAAAGCGAATTTGAAGCTCCATACCAGTGCTCTGAGCCAATATGTCAACACAGACGGCACCTCTGATGCCGATGAGATGTTCAACATGCTGGTGAAATACTGGACAGCAGTCAAAGACACCTTCCCTGAAGCGTGGGGGAAGGCGCCCGAAAAGAGCAGGCTAATGCACATGGCCGGGATCCGTGCGATGGGAGCCCTCATGGATCCCGTCATGTTGCGTGCTGAAAGCAGCATGGACGTCGAGCAAGACATTCGCCAATCTCTCGGTCGTTTGAAGCCATATTGCTGCTGGACGGCAGGCAAGTGGGATGATCTCGGATGGAAGTGGAACGACCTTCAGGGCACCTCGCAACATATCGACAGGCTTTCGCAGTATCTCATTCAACTTGATCGCAAGCTTTCAAAGGCCTCACGATGA
- a CDS encoding AraC family transcriptional regulator, which translates to MISKSGQSAKRRPCSDDIEPDRSNRPAFAVRLDFSDYEAEVPQHQHKEGQLILALHGAVTCRTENGIWIVPPDCGVWIPGGVPHSNQVTSNARLSYLFVHPDAATLPQECCTLSVSPMLREMILRLADVSANYAPNDHVGRMVRVLLDELAQMPIQGLELPASSHPKIAAITAALMAEPSDRRTLVEWAAYVAMSERSLKRLMVLETGLTFGRWRRQLHLVIALRELASGATVQRVSSELGYESATAFIVMFKKALGTTPTRYFAN; encoded by the coding sequence ATGATCTCAAAATCGGGCCAATCCGCAAAACGGCGTCCCTGCTCCGACGACATTGAACCCGACCGGTCGAATCGTCCGGCCTTCGCTGTCCGTCTCGACTTCAGTGACTATGAGGCTGAAGTGCCCCAGCACCAGCACAAGGAAGGGCAGCTCATTTTGGCGCTGCACGGGGCCGTCACATGCCGAACGGAGAATGGCATCTGGATTGTCCCGCCAGACTGCGGCGTCTGGATACCCGGCGGCGTGCCGCACAGCAACCAGGTTACGTCCAACGCACGCCTGTCCTATCTGTTCGTTCATCCAGACGCGGCGACCCTGCCGCAGGAGTGCTGCACTCTGTCTGTGTCGCCCATGCTCCGCGAGATGATCCTTCGACTGGCAGATGTATCTGCCAACTATGCTCCGAACGATCATGTCGGCCGTATGGTGCGGGTCTTGCTGGACGAACTCGCACAAATGCCGATACAGGGGCTGGAATTACCAGCTTCCAGCCATCCCAAAATCGCCGCGATCACCGCTGCCCTTATGGCGGAGCCGAGCGACCGTCGCACGCTCGTGGAGTGGGCGGCGTACGTTGCCATGAGCGAGCGATCCTTGAAGCGGTTGATGGTCCTGGAAACGGGACTGACCTTCGGCCGGTGGCGGCGGCAACTGCATCTGGTCATCGCGTTGCGTGAACTTGCCAGCGGAGCGACGGTCCAGAGGGTGTCGAGCGAATTGGGATATGAATCCGCTACCGCTTTCATTGTCATGTTCAAGAAGGCATTGGGCACAACGCCAACGCGATACTTCGCGAACTGA
- a CDS encoding metallophosphoesterase codes for MIPTESLPSTVYAIADVHGRADLLEAMLGYIAAYANNHQSKPVVIFLGDLIDRGPHSPKVLDQVCSTLDLYPGSRLILGNHDFYLREFLRGALTYEDAVNWMDWGGVATVSAYSSRPVPDFENIAADIRRVFPHHVDLLENAYTFMEMGRFCFVHAGIRPGILLAKQDEYDLRWIRAGFLDHMDVLDHVVLHGHTITKSLRPEVYSNRIALDTGAYRTGRLSAAVITHDELLHFVCTELTENGSIEVGEWRPD; via the coding sequence GTGATACCGACCGAGAGCTTACCATCCACCGTCTATGCCATTGCCGACGTCCATGGACGCGCCGATCTTCTCGAAGCCATGCTTGGATACATCGCCGCCTATGCGAATAATCATCAGTCTAAGCCTGTTGTGATCTTTCTGGGCGATCTGATCGATCGCGGCCCTCACAGTCCGAAGGTACTCGATCAGGTCTGCTCGACACTCGATCTCTATCCGGGCTCCCGGCTCATTCTCGGCAATCATGATTTTTACCTGCGTGAGTTCCTTCGCGGTGCTCTCACCTATGAGGACGCTGTCAATTGGATGGACTGGGGAGGCGTCGCGACAGTGAGTGCATATTCCAGTCGTCCGGTGCCAGATTTTGAGAACATCGCCGCCGATATCCGCCGCGTCTTCCCACATCATGTGGACTTGCTCGAAAACGCGTATACGTTCATGGAAATGGGCCGCTTCTGTTTTGTTCACGCTGGAATACGTCCCGGCATTCTGCTCGCAAAACAGGACGAATACGACTTGCGCTGGATCAGGGCCGGTTTTCTCGACCACATGGACGTTCTTGACCACGTCGTTTTACACGGTCACACGATCACAAAGTCGCTGCGGCCCGAAGTTTACTCAAATCGCATAGCACTGGATACCGGAGCGTACCGGACTGGCCGGCTGAGCGCCGCCGTCATCACGCACGATGAGCTTTTACACTTCGTATGTACCGAACTGACCGAGAACGGTTCCATCGAGGTCGGCGAGTGGCGGCCCGACTAA
- a CDS encoding serine hydrolase domain-containing protein produces the protein MRRIRQFSIVVITIIVLGVFGIGGWLTFSPPDLLLVATGYAAKMVCSNVFIAKRDPDAAIATDVKLALKNTTKRIKIKVNTENQRVDAAYLGLFGKRRAQYTEGRGCTLDSTDEVTYREVVTLLPPTTSDALWPVGDKVQLSDNKQLQAVLNDAALQGPGMRAIVVVRDGQIVGETYGAGFGPSTPLLGWSMTKTVNAALVGMAIKDRKLSLDQRSLFPQWANDARKNISVADLMSMTSGLEWSEEGTFPDTYILEYLAKDAAAFARDRPLVTPPGTKFNYSGGSSVLLARLWQNAVGADSQTFPKERLFKPLGMKSAVLESDVSGTFLGEGYLYASARDWARFGEFLRLNGEWNGEQLLPNGFVNYMRSPVPVSDEGHGPAYGRGQLWLGPGQGFTLPTDTFMMQGHQRQVIAIIPSRKLVVLRMGLTREDIGYSNAKLLYAIVSTLRNS, from the coding sequence ATGCGCCGCATTCGACAATTCTCCATTGTTGTTATCACGATTATCGTTCTTGGGGTTTTCGGGATTGGCGGATGGCTGACCTTCAGCCCACCCGATTTGCTGCTAGTCGCCACAGGCTATGCGGCCAAAATGGTTTGCTCGAACGTGTTCATTGCCAAACGTGACCCGGATGCGGCTATTGCAACCGATGTTAAGCTAGCGCTTAAAAATACAACCAAGCGAATAAAAATCAAGGTTAACACCGAAAACCAACGTGTTGACGCTGCATACCTTGGCCTCTTCGGCAAACGCCGCGCCCAATACACTGAGGGGCGCGGCTGTACTCTGGACTCAACGGATGAAGTCACTTATCGCGAAGTCGTAACTCTTCTGCCGCCAACGACGTCTGATGCGCTCTGGCCGGTCGGCGACAAGGTGCAATTGTCAGACAACAAACAATTACAGGCCGTGCTGAACGATGCGGCTCTTCAGGGGCCAGGGATGCGCGCGATCGTCGTTGTTCGTGATGGACAGATTGTCGGTGAAACCTATGGCGCAGGCTTCGGGCCTTCAACACCATTGCTAGGTTGGTCCATGACGAAGACCGTGAACGCTGCGCTGGTCGGCATGGCGATCAAAGACCGAAAGCTATCGCTGGATCAGAGAAGTCTGTTCCCGCAATGGGCCAATGACGCACGTAAGAACATTTCCGTGGCCGATTTGATGTCCATGACAAGCGGCCTAGAATGGAGTGAAGAAGGCACTTTTCCGGATACGTATATACTGGAGTATCTCGCTAAAGATGCGGCGGCATTCGCGAGAGACCGGCCTCTTGTCACTCCGCCGGGAACAAAATTCAATTATTCAGGTGGCTCGTCGGTCCTTCTGGCGCGGCTTTGGCAGAATGCGGTGGGAGCAGACTCACAAACTTTTCCAAAGGAACGATTGTTCAAGCCTTTGGGCATGAAAAGTGCCGTACTTGAATCAGACGTCTCAGGCACATTTCTCGGTGAAGGCTATCTCTACGCTAGTGCACGCGATTGGGCACGTTTCGGCGAATTCCTGCGCCTGAACGGGGAGTGGAACGGTGAGCAGCTTTTGCCGAACGGCTTTGTCAACTACATGCGCTCACCTGTGCCGGTCTCCGATGAGGGACATGGTCCCGCTTACGGCCGTGGACAGCTTTGGCTAGGACCCGGCCAAGGATTTACCTTGCCGACCGACACATTCATGATGCAAGGGCACCAACGTCAGGTGATTGCAATCATTCCTTCGCGTAAACTCGTAGTTCTGCGAATGGGATTAACCCGCGAGGATATCGGTTATAGCAACGCGAAGCTGCTGTATGCGATTGTCTCGACGTTGAGAAACTCCTGA